From Brachionichthys hirsutus isolate HB-005 chromosome 16, CSIRO-AGI_Bhir_v1, whole genome shotgun sequence, a single genomic window includes:
- the LOC137905354 gene encoding ferritin, middle subunit-like, whose protein sequence is MKIFILLLVLLQQTPAKMESEVRQNYHLDCEALVNRMIDMELFAFYTYTSMALYFSRDDVALPGFSCFFKQSSEEERENANKLLSFQNKRGGRMFLQNIKKPEHDEWGSGLEAMQNALQLEKNVNQALLDLHKLASEHQDPHLCDFLETHYLNEQVEAIKKLGDYISNLSRMDAHKNKMAEYLFDKHSLCVSNCASCQSLSAICSV, encoded by the exons atgaaaatctttATTCTTTTACTTGTTTTGTTGCAACAAACGCCAGCCAAAATGGAGTCGGAGGTACGCCAGAACTACCACCTGGACTGCGAGGCCTTAGTCAACCGGATGATCGACATGGAGCTGTTTGCCTTCTACACCTACACCTCTATG GCCTTGTACTTCTCCCGCGATGACGTGGCCCTTCCAGGCTTCTCCTGTTTCTTTAAACAGAGTAgtgaggaggagcgggagaaCGCCAACAAGCTGCTGTCCTTCCAGAACAAACGAGGTGGACGCATGTTCCTCCAGAATATCAAG aaGCCAGAGCATGACGAGTGGGGGAGCGGGCTGGAGGCCATGCAGAATGCCCTGCAGCTGGAAAAGAACGTTAATCAGGCTTTGCTGGATCTCCACAAGCTGGCTTCTGAGCATCAAGATCCTCAC CTGTGTGACTTCCTGGAGACCCACTACCTGAATGAGCAGGTGGAGGCCATCAAGAAGCTGGGAGACTACATCTCCAACCTCAGCCGTATGGACGCCCACAAGAACAAGATGGCGGAGTACTTGTTTGACAAACACTCCCTGTGCGTGTCGAACTGTGCTAGCTGTCAATCTTTGTCGGCAATCTGTTCAGTGTGA
- the fthl27 gene encoding ferritin, heavy polypeptide-like 27 has protein sequence MESQVRQNYHRECEAAVNRMINMELFASYTYTSMAFYFSRDDVALPGFSHFFKENSEEEREHADKLLSFQNKRGGRICLQDIKKPERDEWGSGLEAMQNALQLEKNVNQALLDLHKLASQHQDPHLCDFLETHYLNEQVEAIKKLGDYISNLSRMDAQTNKMAEYLFDKHSLGGKS, from the exons ATGGAGTCCCAAGTCCGCCAGAACTACCACCGCGAGTGCGAGGCCGCGGTCAACCGGATGATCAACATGGAGCTGTTCGCTTCTTACACCTACACCTCCATG GCCTTTTACTTCTCCCGCGATGATGTGGCCCTTCCAGGCTTCTCCCATTTCTTCAAGGAGAACAgtgaggaggagcgggagcACGCCGATAAGCTGCTGTCCTTCCAGAACAAACGAGGTGGACGCATCTGCCTCCAGGATATCAAG aaGCCAGAGCGTGACGAGTGGGGGAGCGGGCTGGAGGCCATGCAGAACGCCCTGCAGCTGGAAAAGAACGTTAATCAGGCTTTGCTGGATCTCCACAAGCTGGCTTCTCAGCATCAAGATCCTCAC CTGTGTGACTTCCTGGAGACCCACTACCTGAATGAGCAGGTGGAGGCCATCAAGAAGCTGGGAGACTACATCTCCAACCTCAGCCGTATGGACGCCCAGACGAACAAGATGGCGGAGTACTTGTTCGACAAGCACTCCCTGGGAGGAAAGAGCTAA